The sequence below is a genomic window from Pangasianodon hypophthalmus isolate fPanHyp1 chromosome 27, fPanHyp1.pri, whole genome shotgun sequence.
ACAGTGAGTAAAACTACcaatgtgtgtctgtttttaaatgtttgtggtGTGCATTTGAACTGTTTTGAGATGAAATAATGCTATcgattttaatgctttatataTATGAACTATATCGATCATGCGgtatcatttttaacaaaatcctgAAATAAGAAATGTTATATAGCGCACAtggtactgttttttttttttattgtaaattattttcgtaattctaatttttttgtaaattatgcATTAGATTTACAggttttgattattttcactTTCCCAATAGGTGATGGTCTCAGTGACTGGATGACGGAAGAAGTGGATTTCTCCTCATACCTCCCAACCCCTCACTCCTCTCCCTCCCCCAATGCATCCCTTCCCCCTTCGCCCCTCCAGCATGACATCCAGGTGCCCTCTGATTTGGAGGTCATGACATCTCTGCTGCAGGAAGAGCTTGCTCAGCTGGAGGATTACTTCCTGTCTGACCCGCTCCCAGAGAAAGTCTCCAAACTGGGCAAATGCGACAAGGGGCCACCACCAGTGGGCCCCCCATCATACTACCAGTTGCCCTATGCATCATATTCAGCTTCtagccaatcagaatctagCCCCCTACTTGTTACCCTAGCAACTGGGGAACTAGACCTGCTGAGCTTTTGTGGGGGTCCCATTGGCCGATCAAAGATGCCTAGACACACCCCTTACGGTTGCAGCCGTCCCAATGCCAACGTTTGCAGCCGCAAGAGAGTTACTGAAGGGGTGAAGGTGAGTGAAGGCTATGAGAATGGCATCTGGAGTTCCAAAGGAAATACCTCAGGTAACTCAGCTGTTGCGCTTAATGGCAGCTACAGCTGTGTGGAGGATGAACGGGTGGTGGGCAAAGGGTACTGCTTGGGCAGTGCGGTGGAGATTCGAAGGTGCGCCATTTTACccaaagaagaaaagaactgCCGCTACTCAGATGAAGCCATCGGTATAAGCAAAGTTGTAAGCAGCAGCTATGGCTTTGGTGGGCCCATTCAAGTCCCACACAAAAAAGAAGAGATGATGATGTATGGTGTCAGAGAAGTCAACATGAATGGAATGGATGGAAgtggagagatggagatgatgaGCGAAGGCAAAACATCCATTGGCGATGTGGTCAAGGCTAACATGCCCTGGAAGACCGAGTCCAACGAAGGGTGCTATCTTCAAGGAAGACCCCATGATGAGGCCTACCACAACTTCCTAGGGTCCATCAATGAGCCAGTGAAAGCAGAAGGCGTCGAGATACATCGTCAACATGGCGACTATCACTGCAACTTTCTGGAAGGTCAAGGCCCTGACTGCTTGAGTGGAGACAGACACGGACACGAAATGGGTGCTCATTGCCCCAGAGGTGTCTGTGCACTGAAGGAAGAGTCCTGCATTGGGAAACCAGACCTGGATGTCTCCCTAATGGAAAACAATCAAGGAGAACGTAAACAGAAGAAGAGAGATCAGAACAAGACCGCAGCTCACAGGTATAGCTTTTCCCACCAGCAATCAGTACCATAAGATCGTAGGACAGTATGCTAGATTAATGAGCAGGTATATCTGGTAGGTCTTGTTTTATTTACCttggtttttaaaattctactTCTTCAGTATCATTGTAGTAAAGTCTAAAGCCTATGGAAAAGTCGTTCAAAAAAACCCCTCAAAATTCTTTATCAAATTCATGGACATGCTTGACTCCGCAGGCCAAAAAGTTTGAGGATAGCCGGGCATGTAGGTGTAGAACAGGCATATATGAATTCcatatatttcaaaataaaacttGATGCAAGAGACAACACCAGCCACACCCTCTCTGAGACTACAAATAGAAAAGCAGAGCATGATTCCTCAGTGCCatcaatatttttaacattgGACTTTCTTCGACAGGTATCGGCAGAGGAAGAGAGCAGAGCTGGACTCATTGGAGGAGCAGCTTCATGGCCTGGAAGGAAGAAACCGAGAACTTCGGGACAAGGCCGAATCAGTGGAGCGAGAGATCCAGTACGTGAAAGACCTTCTGATCGAGGTGTACAAGGCCCGCAGTCAACGCCTAAAACAAGAGGCCAGCGCCTGAGCTGAACTTGGTAGCCTGACAATTGATGATT
It includes:
- the atf5a gene encoding uncharacterized protein atf5a codes for the protein MMAMSAPIWKALLGCPADPLALSHPQANHSQLERRRGEGPEESQHLIGDGLSDWMTEEVDFSSYLPTPHSSPSPNASLPPSPLQHDIQVPSDLEVMTSLLQEELAQLEDYFLSDPLPEKVSKLGKCDKGPPPVGPPSYYQLPYASYSASSQSESSPLLVTLATGELDLLSFCGGPIGRSKMPRHTPYGCSRPNANVCSRKRVTEGVKVSEGYENGIWSSKGNTSGNSAVALNGSYSCVEDERVVGKGYCLGSAVEIRRCAILPKEEKNCRYSDEAIGISKVVSSSYGFGGPIQVPHKKEEMMMYGVREVNMNGMDGSGEMEMMSEGKTSIGDVVKANMPWKTESNEGCYLQGRPHDEAYHNFLGSINEPVKAEGVEIHRQHGDYHCNFLEGQGPDCLSGDRHGHEMGAHCPRGVCALKEESCIGKPDLDVSLMENNQGERKQKKRDQNKTAAHRYRQRKRAELDSLEEQLHGLEGRNRELRDKAESVEREIQYVKDLLIEVYKARSQRLKQEASA